One window of the Salvelinus fontinalis isolate EN_2023a chromosome 2, ASM2944872v1, whole genome shotgun sequence genome contains the following:
- the LOC129828870 gene encoding eukaryotic translation initiation factor 1-like, whose amino-acid sequence MSAIQNLQTFDPFADATKGNDRLPSGTDDYIHIRIQQRNGRKTLTTVQGIAIDYDKKKLVKAFKKKFACNGTVIEHPEYGEVIQLQGDQRKNICTFLIEIGLAKEEQLKVHGF is encoded by the exons ATGTCCGCTATCCAGAACCTCCAAACTTTCG ACCCATTTGCTGATGCAACTAAGGGTAATGACAGACTCCCATCTGGGACTGACGACTACATCCACATAAGAATCCAGCAGCGTAACGGCAGGAAGACTCTGACCACGGTCCAGGGCATAGCCATCGACTATGATAAGAAGAAGCTAGTCAAGGCCTTTAAGAAG AAATTTGCCTGCAATGGGACAGTGATTGAGCACCCAGAGTATGGGGAAGTGATTCAGCTGCAAGGTGACCAGCGCAAGAATATCTGCACGTTTCTGATTGAG ATTGGCCTGGCGAAAGAGGAGCAGCTCAAGGTCCACGGATTCTAG